A portion of the Eubacterium maltosivorans genome contains these proteins:
- a CDS encoding tyrosine-type recombinase/integrase — protein sequence MKKHRKNVYKRSDHRYEGRYITGYKGIHGKAIYRSIYADTYREAVALLEEAEKSVSEKVALERLIRKQKRKNLPVESLERMAESYSHNKFAQSSATLRQCLVQWLEESKKLTVKASSYTRYCSIVYKHILPQLGDCPVNEVTPKTVQDYIHYLSNDAKNRKGLAPATIKIHLVLLSSFFEKMIELELVQNNPCKNIHIPPRQKKKPNYLKQSEYQKLEKVLEDKLYDKRARAILLALKTGIRLGELAALRWADIDLQSKTIHVRHSIQRVKAEASEKNKTEVVFGQTKSACSERDIPMNDGIYRLLHAYQKSLKKSGVIAEESFVFSNRQGSYLDPRAYQNYFSALLKEAGIRCVNFHALRHTFATIAASKNMQISTLSRILGHSNPSITLQIYVHAIDEQDRIEMSKIENL from the coding sequence ATGAAAAAACATCGTAAAAATGTATATAAGCGTTCCGATCACCGTTATGAGGGGCGTTATATTACTGGATATAAGGGTATTCATGGAAAAGCGATTTACCGGTCGATCTACGCCGATACTTACCGGGAAGCCGTAGCGCTTTTGGAGGAGGCTGAAAAAAGCGTCTCCGAAAAAGTAGCATTGGAACGTCTGATCCGCAAACAAAAAAGAAAAAACTTACCGGTAGAAAGCCTGGAGCGTATGGCGGAAAGCTATTCGCATAATAAATTTGCCCAGAGCAGCGCAACGCTGAGACAGTGCCTTGTTCAATGGCTGGAAGAATCTAAAAAGCTTACTGTAAAGGCTTCCTCCTACACACGCTATTGCAGCATCGTCTATAAGCATATTCTGCCGCAGCTCGGGGACTGCCCTGTCAATGAAGTGACCCCAAAGACGGTTCAAGATTATATTCATTATCTTAGCAACGACGCAAAAAACCGCAAGGGGCTGGCCCCCGCTACCATAAAAATCCATCTTGTACTGCTGTCGTCCTTTTTTGAAAAGATGATCGAATTAGAGCTGGTTCAGAATAATCCCTGCAAAAATATACATATCCCCCCCAGACAAAAGAAAAAACCCAATTATTTAAAACAAAGTGAGTATCAAAAATTGGAAAAAGTGCTGGAAGATAAGCTTTATGACAAAAGAGCCCGCGCCATCTTACTCGCCTTAAAAACAGGTATCCGCCTGGGCGAGCTGGCAGCCTTGCGCTGGGCCGATATTGATCTGCAGTCAAAAACGATTCATGTCCGTCATTCAATTCAGCGGGTCAAGGCAGAAGCGTCTGAAAAGAACAAAACCGAAGTCGTGTTTGGCCAAACAAAATCCGCCTGTTCTGAAAGAGATATTCCCATGAACGACGGTATTTACAGGCTGTTACACGCATATCAGAAAAGCTTGAAAAAAAGCGGCGTCATCGCTGAAGAAAGCTTTGTGTTCAGTAACCGGCAAGGCTCCTATCTGGACCCGAGAGCCTATCAAAATTATTTTTCGGCGCTTCTGAAAGAAGCTGGAATCCGTTGTGTAAATTTCCATGCTCTACGGCATACCTTTGCCACCATTGCGGCCAGCAAAAATATGCAGATCTCCACATTAAGCAGAATCCTTGGTCACTCGAACCCCAGCATCACCTTGCAGATTTATGTACATGCCATTGATGAGCAGGACCGTATCGAAATGTCGAAAATCGAAAACCTCTGA